The genomic interval GAATCGGAAACGCCCGACCTGGCGTATATTTTCAAGCATGCGGTCACACAAGAGGTGGCATACAACTTGATGTTGTTCTCCCAACGCCGGCAACTGCATCAATCGGTGGCGGAGTGGATCGAAACCAGCAATGAAGGCAACCTTGATTCGTATTATCCCCTGCTTGCTTATCACTGGTCGCAAGCGGCTGAAACGCCTGAAACCTCGCGGAATCATCAGATCATCGAGAAAGCGGTGAAATATTTGGATAAAGCCGGCGCGCAGGCAGTGGAAAATAATGCCAACCGCGAGGCGATCCAATTCTTCAAAGACGCGCTCACCTGGGACTCGCGCCTTCCCAAACCTGCCGGCGCGAACGAAACCCGCGACCGCAAAGTGAAACGGGCGCGTTGGTACGGGCAGATCGGGCTGGCGTATTACGGTTTGGGGCTGTTGCCGGATTGCGAGAAAAATATCCGCGAGGCGTTTCGCACGCTGGGCAAGCCATTGCCGAAGTCGCCGTGGCAGTTTGCCCTGGGGTTGATCGTGCCGGTCATCCGCCAGATTTTTCACTGGTATGTCCCATCGCGGATCGGTTCGGCGCGCGGAAGCGAACGGGGCGCATCCCTGGAATTGGCGCGGTTATATGAATTGATCGGCAGAATGTATTTTTATGCGAACGAAACCCTGCCGATCATGTACTCGATCTTGCAGTTCCTCAACTCGGCAGAGAAAGCCGGCGCTTCACCCGAACTGGCGAACGCGTATTCGGGGATGGCGGTGCTGTCCGGGTTTGCCCGCTTGCACCCGCAGGCGGAGCGATACGTGCATCGCGCGTTGACCGTGGCAAATGAGGTCAACCAGCCGTCGAACCTCATTACGGTCGGCGTGGTGACCAGCGTGTACCGCGTGAGCGTGGGGCAGTGGGATGAAATTCGCAAACAGGTGACCGCCTCTAAAATGCTGTGCGAGGAACTTGGCGATTCTCGCCAGTGGGGCGATAGCACGGTCTTGCTGGCAGAGAGCGCGTATCTTGCCGGCGACATCGACTTTGGACTGAACCTCCAAAAAGTGTTGCTGGACGATGCGCGGAAACGCAACAGCCCGCTTCATATCGAATGGGGGCTGGCTGGGGTTGCGGCAAACAGCGTGAGGTTGGGGAACGAAGCGGAAGCCATCCCGATGCTGGAGGAGGCGTTGCAGATCCTTGAGAAGATTCCGAACCGCGCTTCCTCCATTAATACGAATGCCCAATTTGCCCTGGCGCTCTTGAAGACCGGCGATACGCGAAAGGCGAAATTGCACGCGGCGGAAGCGCTCAGGCTGGCGAGGGGAAGTTCGCCGACCAATTACGCTATGCTCATCGGGTTTTCCGCCGCGGCGGAAGTCTATTTCACGTTGTGGGATGAAACGCTTCGCGCGCGCGACGGAATGGTTGACGCCGCCGACTTGAGGGCTTCCGCCGAAGAAGCGCTGACCCTGTTGCATTCCTACAAAAATGTTCTTCCGATCGGTCAGGCATATTTTGGATATTTCAAAGGCTGGCGCGAATCATTGATCGCGAAACCAAACGTCGCGATGCGATCGTGGTTCAAAGCGCTGGAGGCGGCGGAGAAATTTCATTTGCAATACGAGGAGGGAATCGTGCGGGTGAAATTAGCGCAACACTTGGAACGCGGACCCAGCCGCGCGAGCCGAACATCTGGCGCGGGCGCAGCGACTCTTTGAGGCGATGGGGGCGGCGCGCGAATTGGACGGCGTTCGGAAACTTATGGGGTGATCACCACGCGCACATCGCCGGTGAATTTTTCCAGATCATCGAGTCGCTGATTGATCTTTCCCGCATCGAGCGGTATCACTTGCGACACCACGCGCGAGGTATCCAGAATCCCTCGCCGCGCCCACTCCACGAGCAGAGGCAACTCGCTCAGCAGATGATCGTTCGAGCCGATGATCTCCGCTTCTTTGCCGAGCACCTGCGCGTACGTGTTGATCGAGATCGGTTGTTGATTCAATCCCACCATCACGGCGCGTCCCAGATTGCCCACAGAGTCAATCGCCTGCTCCATCGTCTTCCGCAAACCGATCATCTCCACCGCAACATTCACGCCCCTGCCCTTCGTCAACTTGCGGATCTCCTCCACCGCGTCGGCGCGGCTCGCGTCGATGGGAATCGCGTCGTATTCAGAGGCGAGTTCGAGTTTGTCGCGCTGGATGTCCACCGCGTAGACTTCGACCGCTCCCATCGCTTTTGCCAACTGGATGGCAGACAGACCGAGTCCTCCCACGCCGAAAACTGCCACAGTTTCCCCAGCCTTGATCCTGCTTTTGGTTAACGCGTGCAGGGCGGTGGCTGAGGCGCACATTAACGTCGCGCCTGCCTCGAAAGGAATCTCGTCGGGCAAGTGAATCGCGTTCCGCGCAGGGACGGCGATGTACTCCGCGTAGCCGCCATCCACATGATGACCGAGCATCTTCACCGAGTCGCAGAATTGCTCGTTGCCCGTACTGCAAGAATAACAATCGCCGCATGTGATGTTGTAATGCAAACAGACGCGCTCGCCCACTTTGACGTTCGTCACTTGCGAGCCGATCTTTTCCACCACTCCCGCAACCTCATGCCCAAGTGTGATCGGCATGAATCCCATGGCAGAACGCCCGGCGCGATAATGCGCGTCGGAGTGACAGATCCCCGCCGCGCGCACGCGCGTGAGAATTTCGCGTTCGCTGATGTTCGGGATGGGAATCTCCTGCAACTCGAGCGGTTTGCCAGTTTCCACCATCCGCACTGCCTTCATCATCGCAACTTTCACATTAATCTCCAGTCTCCAGTCTCCACTTTCCTCCCCTCCGTTTCTCCAGCCTCAGACCACCAAATTGCCAATTACTAATTTTCCCATAGTTCACTTATCCCCTCGCCCATCCCGCAATCACACGGATATCCTCCGGTGTGGTGCGGCAACAACCGCCGATCATGCGCGCGCCCGCTTCATACCAAACCCGCGCCTCTTCTCCAAACGATTCGACAGCCGCATGCCCATCCCAATCGTTTTTGGCCGCATCGTATCCTTCGCCCAGGTTAGGGTAGACCAACATAGGTTTGCTGGTGAACCGCTTGCCCTCGCGGAGCAGTGACGAAACATACTTTGGCGATGTGCAGTTAATGCCCAAGGCCGCGATCTGCGGATGTCCCTCAAGCAGTTTCACACAATCGGCAAAGGATTGACCTTCGGAAATGCGCACCTCATCCCGCGCGGAAAAACTGAGCCATGCGGCGATGTTCGGAAATTCATCGAGAAGTTTTACGATTGCCCGCGCTTCGGTCAGGGAAGGGATGGTTTCACACGCCAGCAGTTCGGCGCCCGCTTCGACCAGCGCTTGCATGCGCCCGCGATGGAAATCCATCAACTCGGTTTCGCTCAACCCATAGTTGCCGACGTATTCCTCGCCATTGGCAAGGAACGCGCCGTACGGTCCCACCGACGCGGCAACGAACGGCTTTGACCTGCCCGCGCGATTCGATTCTTTCGCCCAAAATTCATCCCGCGCCGCTGTTGCGATCCGCACAGACTTTTGAATCAACGCGATGGCTTCTTTTTCATTCAAACCGCGCCGCTTGAATCCCTCCACGGTTGCCTGATAACTGGCGGTGATGGCGCAATCTGCGCCCGCGTTGAAATAATCGTAATGCACTTGTTGAATCGCCTCGGGGTGTTCGAGCAAAATTGTTGCCGACCACAGATCGTTCTTCAAGTCGTGCCCGCGCCGTTCCAACTCGGTGGCAAGCGCGCCGTCGATGACGAGAACGGGATGATGATGTAGGATGGTGTCAATAGGATTCATACAAGGATTTCAGTATAGTTGCGCTCGCCGTGTTTATATTGCGCATGAACCCTTGCGCCACTCGATCATTGCAAGGCGAATGCCACATGCGAAGGGTTCACCAATACCAGCGGCACATGCAGCGGGGTCATCTGCGGCAGGAACGGGTTTGAAATCTCCGCCTCGTACAGCGACATCCACGACACGCGCGACACTTCAAGGCTTTGCGACATTTCAGTCTGAGTCGAAATGCGAATCTTCCCCTTCATCAAAAACGTGCCCGCCATCACCACAATATCCTGCATCTGGCGGTTTATTTCCGAAGCGTCATAATCCAGCGGCTCATCGGATGGCGGCAGCGGATGGAACGCCGCCAACTCAGACACGGGAAAATAAATCTCCTCGAATGACATCATTTTGGCTGGGCTTCCGCCGAACACCAAAGTCTGCGGCTTCAACACATGGATATGTTTCGGCGCGCCATCGGTGCGCAACCAGATATTCACGCGCACGCTTTGCTTTGTCACCACATCCCCCCGAATGAACGACATGTTCGAATATAGCATCACAGGGGCCGATTTTTCATCGGGTCTTAAAATATACATGGCGCCTCCGAGTTTATTGGATTATACACTTGCCCGCCCCTCCAATCCCGGCGTATACTCGGATTGACCCTTATGGATGACCGCAACGGGCGACCCTCGCCTCTTTCCCCCATTGACATCTGCCTCGCCCTCCTCATCGGACTCGCTGCCCTCGCCTTATACATCCGCACCCTCGCGCCTTCGTTATTATGGGGAGATTCCGCCGAATTCCAGACTCTTTCCTACACCCTCGGCATGACTCACCACACGGGCTACGCGACTCAGATCATCTTCGGAAAAATCTTTACCCTGATTCCCATCAACGGCATCGCATGGCGCGTCAACTTGATGTCTGCGTTTTTCGGCGCGTTGGCGGTGGCAAACACGTTCCTCATCGTCCGCTTGTTGACTGGTTCACGCACCGCCGCGACTTCCGCCTCGCTCGTCCTCGCCCTCACCGACGGATTCTGGTGGCGCGCGCTCGTCGCCGAATCCTACGCTCCCGCCGCAGGGATGCTGGCAACGGTGTGGCTGTTATTTCTTTTGTGGAGAAGCACAGGTAAACCGCAATATCTTTTCTTGTCGGGTTTGGCAGGCGGATTAAGTTTAGGTATTCATAGTACGGTCGTGATGACAGGCGCGTCCGTGCTGGCAGTGATGGCGTTCACCGCCCGTAAACGCGCGGAGTGGTTCAGCGCGGCGGCGGGAGCGACCCTGGGCGTGGCGCTCTTCCTCGGATTCTTTTTCTTCCTCGATTACAACGACCCGCCTTCGAGCGTTCACAATGCGGTCTTCCGAGTCAACTTGAGCGCGGTGGGATTGACCGAAGACGAATACGATTCTGCTTGGGATCGTTTCAAGTTCATCTTCCCTGCCAACCGCGCATCGTCGTACTACTTCACCGCCACATCTACAGACATGCGCGATAGACTGATCGAATATGTTTCGTATTTTCCATGGTGGCAGTTGACTCTCACCATCATCGGAATCGTTTGGTTGTTTTTCGGCGGCAGATGGCGCGAGGGACTGTATCCACTGATTGCGTTCATTCTCATTTGGGGACTCGCTATCACGGTTTCATTTTCGATCTATCGCGAGTTTTATGTGCCGGCGGCGGTCGTCACGTCGGTGTGGTTCGGCGCGGGGGCAGGCGCGGCGCTGTCCGCGTGGGAGAGGTTGACGAAACTGAACCAGCCGTCCCTGCGAATGACGCGGGTTCTCATCTCCATCGTATTAATTATTTTGCCCATCTGGAATGCGCGGCAAGATTTGAGTCTCGCGATCCAAAAAGGTTTTACATCGTTCATCCGCGATAATCATATCTATCCCGTGTTCGCGCCTGATAAAGCCATCCGTGAGGCGAAACGAATTATCAACAATGTTGAAGACAACGCAATTGTTTTTACGAATTGGGATAAACTGTATTCGTACATATACACCGCGCAGATCGAGGAAGGCAAGATGGATATTTCTTTTCACGAGGTTCTCGATGAAGGAGATCAAATTTTGCCGACGACGCTGATGAAATACATTGACGCGAACATTGACACGCGCCCGATTTATTTTGCCATTGATGTTCCTGAACTTTCCGAGTTGTATCAAGTAACAAAAATTAACGACACGCTGTATCGAATCAATAGAAAATAACATGTTTAAGTTCTCGACGCAGTTGCACTGCGTCGAGTTTCGCGGCAGTGCAACTGCCACGAAATCTAGAATGCACAAAATGACACACAACAAACGCTGGGTTATCGCAAAGACCATCACGCAACAAGCCTCCGAAGCATTGACGGTTGTGCCGCCGATTTTGCGGCAGGTGTTGTTCAATCGCGGCATCGGCACGGAGGAGCAAGCGCGCGCGTTCGTTGCCGCGAAAACGTTGGCAGACACGAATCCGTTTCAGATGATCGGCATGCAAGCCGCGGTGGATCGAATTAATTTTGCGCTTGAACATCACGAACCCATCGCGGTGTATGGCGATTACGACGTGGACGGCGTGACCGCGACCGCCTTGCTCGTGGAAGCATTGCAAAAATTTGGAGCCGATGTTCGCGGCTACATCCCGAATCGATTCGAAGAGGGCTACGGACTCAACAAAGACGCGTTGGATTCGTTGAAAGCGGACGGCGTGAAGTTGGTCATCACCGTGGATTGCGGAATCCGCTCGCCAGACGAATCGCTTCACGCGCAGACCATCGGGCTGGACCTCATCATCAGCGACCACCACCACCCCGACGGCGAAAACCTGCCGCCCGCGTTTGCAGTCATCAATCCAAAACAACATGGCGATCCGTATCCCGATAAAGATTTAGCGGGAGTGGGTATTGCTTATAAAATTGTTGAGGCGCTAGCGCAAGAAAGAGGAAAGACGAAAGAAGACGAAATCTTTCCTCTTTCCTCTTTCCTCGATTTGGTCGCCTTGGGAACCGTCGCCGACCTCGCTCCCCTCGTCGGCGAGAATCGTTCACTCGTCCGCAATGGACTCAAACAACTGCGCGAAACGAAGCGGCAGGGATTATTTTCACTCGCGGGCGTGGCACAGATCAAAATTGACAAGATCACCGCAGGCAACATCGGATTCATGCTCGGTCCGCGTTTGAACGCGTCGGGGCGACTCGAGTCCGCGCTCGCGTCGTTTGAATTGCTCACCACCACCGACTTCATGCGCGCGGGTCAACTCGCGCAGCAACTCGATGTGCAGAACCGCCAGCGACAAACGATCACCAAGACGATGCAACAGCAAGCGGAAGAGATCGCCATGCAGGATGACCCCAATGCGTTTCTGTTATTTGCCGCGCATGAAAGTTTCAATTCGGGTGTGGTCGGCTTGGCATCATCGCGGCTTACGGAAAAGTATTATCGCCCGTCTGTTGTCGCGGCAAAGGGAGCCGAGGAAACGCGCGGCTCGTGCCGTTCGATCCCCGAATTCCACATCACCGACGCGCTCGATCAATGCAAAGACTTGCTCGTCCGTCATGGAGGTCACGCCGCGGCGGCTGGCTTCACGGTGAAAAATGAAAATTTGACCGAGTTGGTGGCGCGGCTCAAAACAATTGCAAAAGAAAAATTGGACGGGAAGGACCTGCGCCAAACACTATCCGCCGATATGGAAGTTTCCCTCGCGGATATGAACTTCGGCATTTTGAAACACATCGCGTTCCTCGAACCGACGGGTTACGGAAATCCCGACGCCATCTTTGTTTCGCGGAATGTGAAAGTGAAATCGTTTCGCGCGGTTGGTTCGGAGGGCAGGCACTTGAAACTCACACTCGAAGACGGTCCCGCGTTGAAATACGATGCGATCGGTTTCCGCATGGGCGACGTGGCAAAGTCACTGCCGCCGCGCGTGGATGTGATGTACACGCTCGAAGCAAACGAATACAACGGACGGGTATCTCTGCAATTGAATTTGAAAGATGTAAAAGAGGCGGGGGTGGCGGATTAGGGAGGATGTACACAGGTACATAGGTAAACAAGTAGACACGTTACGAGATACGGGATACAACCTGTGTACTTGTCTACGTGTGTACGTGTTTCCGTGTATACGTTCGCTCTCTACTTCGCCCTTAACTCTTCTTCCCGTTCAGGTATCGTAAACCGATTAATCGTTGTGTAATCCACAAACCAATTGAAATTGCGGTTCATCCACATCGTGAATGTCCACAGCCAGGGGATGATCCACATGGCGCGCGGGCGGCGCACGAGACTCACCACCGCGTCAGCAACTTGTTCAGCCGTGAGCAACATAAACTTGGGGGTTGTGGCTTTTGTTTTACGTTTGATGCCCGCGTGTGAACCAAATTCTGTTGAAACGCCGCCGGGGTAGACCATCGAAACGTCAATGCCCCATGGCTTCACTTCGCGGCGCAACGCTTCGGAGAATCCATGCACGGCGTGTTTGCATGCTGAATAGATTGTGTAAGTCGGCGTGCCGACAAGTCCCGCCATCGAACACATTTGAATGATGTGACCTGACCGCTGTTGGATCATCACCGGCAACGCCTGCCGCGTGGTCTGAACCACCCCCATCACATTGACATCGAATTGACCTTGAATATCTTTCACGGGATCGAGTTTCTCCAGCCAATCCAATCGCCCGAAACCTGCGTTGTTGACCAACACGTCAATGCGACCGAATTTTTCCAGCGTCTTTTGAATCAGTGATTGAATATCTTCGAGTTTGGAAAGGTCTGCCTGCACGACCAACACATCTGCTCCCGCGCCCATACCTTTGATCTCATTCGCCAACGCTTCGAGTTTATCCACGCGCCGCGCGGCGAGGACAACCCTCGACCCCTCGCGTCCAAACTGACGGGCGGTTGCCTCGCCAATCCCCGACGATGCCCCGGTCACGATCACAACTTTGCCCTTTGGATCCATGAGAGACTCCTGTGTCAATATGTCACCCTGAGGGAGCGCTCGCTGCGACCGAAGGGTCTCGCTCGACCTGATGGGGACGCTGAGTGGCGACCTGCGCCACTCAACATGATATTCGTTGAGAATTATCACATTACAAACTGATCAAGGTCCCCAGCGCGGCTGGTAATCGCAATAACTGTTGTTCGTCAACCGCCGCAAGTCTGTGCCGTTGGCGCGGATCACATAGATCTCGCATCCATGATCGTCGCCGTAATGATCGAAGTACGCGGTGAAGACCACCCACTGTCCGTCCGGTGAAATGGATGGTCCCTGGCTGTTGCCGCCCGTCGGCGTGAGCTGGCGCGTGTTCGACCCGTCCGCGCTCATGATGTAGACCTCGCGATTCCACGGCTCGCCGGAGTACGTGACGATGAACGTCCCATCGGACGACCAATCGCTTCTTCCGCGGATGGACGGCAGATTCGTGATCCTCTTGATCGCGCTTCCCTTCAGGCTGACCGTGAAGAGTTGAACGCCTCCATCGCGGTCGGAGGCGAACAGAATCGATTTCCCATCCGGTGACCAGGTCGGGTCCCAGCCCAACGCTTGCGGAACATTCGCGGGGTTATCGCCGTTTCGATCCATGACCCAGATTTGATTCTGTTGGGTGTTTGGGTTTCCGCGCATGAATACGATACTCTCGCCATTCGGCGAAACTTCAGGCGCGTTAGACACGCCGAGTCGGTCTGTCAGCCGATTTGTATTGCCCGCGGTGAGACTCAATTCATAAATCTCGTAGACATTTTTCTCGCGGAATGCCGAATACAACACGCTTCCCCCATCCGGTGAAAGGGACGCGTAAAAATGACGCGCGTTGTCGCTGGTCAATTGGCGGAATCCCGATCCGTCCGCGTTGATGATGCAGATCTGGTCGGAGGATTGAACTTTATTGACCTGGCATGTGAAGACGATCTTCCCGGTCAATTGATCGGAAGGCGACGGGGATGGAATCGAATTTTGAGGTAGCGCGGTAAACGTGGGAGTCGCAAAATTGAAATCAGGCGTTGCAATGGATTCGGTCGCGGGAGGAGGAGTAAAGTTGGAGGGCGTAGACGCTTGAAGAGTGGCAAACAGGTCTGCCGTCGGGGTTGAAGCGGCGGGGAGGTTACATCCAGAAAATAGAATGAATGTCATTGCGAAGGCGATAGCCCTCGCAGTCCCATGTTGTTTTTTATTCAACCTCTTCAAGAGTAAACTCCTCGCCCGATAAAATTTTCGCGCCGAAACTTCCGCAATAGGGGCAATGAATCTCTCCGCCTTCAGGATGATATTTTTGGAAGCATGCCATACACTGAACTTCGGCAGTGATGAAGCGGAAGCGCAATTCCGCCTGTTCAGCAAGCGTGCCTTTGCCGATCTCGCGCCAGTGTGATTGGATCAGATCGCGATCGAGTTCGGCGATCTCGCCGATGGCAATGTGAAGTGTTGTGATTTGCTTCGTGTTGGACTCGCTCGCGCGTTGAAGAGATTTTGCAAGGATGGATTGCGCGAGCTCGAATTCTTTTTGATGATTCAAAAAATTAATCCTCTTGTGCAAGTTTTGAACCACGGAGTCACGGAGACACTGAGAGAAAAAACGGGTCTCCCGTAATTAACGGGAAAGAGCTTCACCACGAAGGGCACAAAGTACACAAAGGCAAAAAAAGAGCCTAGATTCCTTGGGTTTTCCTTTGTGACCGTCGTGTCCTTTGTGTTTGAAAAAAAGGTTTCCCGTTAAAAACGGTAGAGCCGAAAAAACAAAAGAACTCCGTGACTCAGCGTTTCCGTGTTTAAGGGCTTGAGGCTTTTCTAAGAAATTCAATCAGTCACCTCAGGTCGGTCTATAAGCCGCATTCTGTCCGTGACGCGAACGCCACTGTGCGATCATCTCTCTGGGCGGCGCGTCGCCGCGCCGCTCGGTGCAGCCTACCCGGGACTGACCCAACCACCGCGTGATTGGATACCTATGAAGACGAGCCGTCTCCCGCCATCCGCAGATGGCTTCGTCCCTGCTTGGCCTTGCTCCCGGCGGGGGTTACCTGACGATCTGCATTACTGCAAACGCCGGTGGTCTCTTACACCACCTTTTCACCATCACCCCCTCACCCCATCCCCTCTCCCATTGGGAGAGGGGCGCAGGGGTGAGGGTGGCTGTTTGTTTCTGTGGCCCTTTTCCGGCAGGTTCGCTCCTTACGGAGGCTTCCCCGCCCCGGGGACTATCCGACGCCGTGCTCTATGGAGTGCGGACTTTCCTCGATGGCGTCAACGCGCCACCGCGATCGCCCGACCAACCTGAGGCAAGGTCATCATACACGCAAGCAGAGGGAGCGTCAACATCGGGGCAGAACTGACAAATGGGACTTACGCAGTTGAACCTGTTGCGCCGTAGTTGCACTGCGGCGGCGGCAGTACAACTGCCCGCCCACTGCGTAAGTCCTGACAAATTTGAAAACGCGGACAACTTCACTGGATTATTTTTCAAAAAACATTAGAATAGGAGTTGTATAATGTTTCCTTGAGGAGTCATTGTGAGCAAAAGAACTGGCAAAACGATCATCGGTCTAACCGGCAATATCGCCACCGGCAAAAGCGTGGTGCGGCGCATGATGGAACACCTGGGCGCCTACACCATCGATGCGGACGCGCTGGCGCATCGCGTCATCTCGAAGGGCGCGCCGGGCTATCAGCCTACCATTGACCGGTTCGGCAAATGGCTTTTGGATAAGGAAGGGAACATCGACCGCGCTAAACTGGGCAAACTTGTGTTCGCAGACGCCGAAGCGCTCGCCCAACTCGAAGAGATCGTGCACCCGTACGTGTTGCAAGCGGTGGATTTACTCATCCGCCGGGCGAACCAGCGCGTGGTGGTAGTGGAAGCGATCAAGTTGATCGAATCGGGTATGCGCGAGCAATGCGATTCTATCTGGGTCACCGACGCGCCGCAGGAAGTTCAGGTCGAACGGCTGATGCGCAAGCGCAACCTAACTCGTGAAGACGCGTTGCAACGAATCGGGGCGCAGGCTCCGCAAAGCGACAAACTCGCCGCGGCGACGGTCATCATCCGAAACACCGGTTCGTACGACGAACTGTGGAAACAGGTGACCGCGGAGTGGAAACGCTTCGCGCCCAAGCCGGAAACTGGTCCACTTCCCTCATCCAACACCCAACCCGGAACGTATTTACTCCTGCGCGGCCGCCCCCGCGACGCGCAAAGGATTGCCGAGTTCATCTCGCGCCAGAGCAAGGGACGGCGCGTCATGCATGCTGACGATGTGATGGAGTCCTTCGGCGAGAAAGCATTCCTCATGCTCTTTAGCGGGAGCGAACTGGTGGGCGTGGCAGGCTGGCAAGTGGAAAACCTGGTGGCGCGCACCGACGACCTCTTCATCGACCCAAAAGTACCCGCAGAGAAATCACTGCCGCTTATGCTCAATGAAGTGGAGGAAGCCTCCAATGCCCTGCAATGCGAAGCCTCACTCGTCTTCCCGCCGATGGACTTGGTGGGTTTCGACACGGTTTGGAAACGACTCGGCTATTCGCGCCGCGCGCCGGAAACTCTCGGCTCACAGGCTTGGATGGAAGCCGCCAGCGAATCGATGCCGCGCGGCGCGGCGCTGTTCTTCAAACAACTACGCGCCGACCGCGTTCTGCGACCGATCTAACAGGGTAATTTGTAAAGAAGGGGAATCAAAATACCTCGCCTGCGCCCGAACACGAAGCTTGCCGGCGTTTCAGGCTTTCTCACGGCCGCTTGACTGATTCCGGCTCTACCGGTTTTAACGGGAAACCTTTTTTTCAAACACAAAGGACACGACGGTCACAAAGGAAAACCCAAGGAATCTAGGCTCTTTTTTTGCCTTTGTGTACTTTGTGCCCTTCGTGGTGAAGCTCTTTCCCGTTAATTACGGGAGACCCCTGATTCCTTACCCTTTAAGGGTCTCCCGTAGTTAACAGGAAAATACCTCGCCACGCAGGCTTGCACTGAGTCTATCGAAGCGACACCAAGGGGAAAAGGACCCGGATTCCTTGTGTTTTCCTTTATGACCCTCGTGTCCTTTATGTTTCAGGACTTACGCAGTTGGCGGGCAGTTGTGCCACATCCGCCCCAGGGCAACTACGGCGTAACAGGTTCAACCGCGTAAGTCCTATGTTTGAAAAAGGTTTCCCGTTAAAAACGGTAGTGCCAAAATGGGAAAACCTCCGCG from Candidatus Defluviilinea gracilis carries:
- a CDS encoding dephospho-CoA kinase — its product is MSKRTGKTIIGLTGNIATGKSVVRRMMEHLGAYTIDADALAHRVISKGAPGYQPTIDRFGKWLLDKEGNIDRAKLGKLVFADAEALAQLEEIVHPYVLQAVDLLIRRANQRVVVVEAIKLIESGMREQCDSIWVTDAPQEVQVERLMRKRNLTREDALQRIGAQAPQSDKLAAATVIIRNTGSYDELWKQVTAEWKRFAPKPETGPLPSSNTQPGTYLLLRGRPRDAQRIAEFISRQSKGRRVMHADDVMESFGEKAFLMLFSGSELVGVAGWQVENLVARTDDLFIDPKVPAEKSLPLMLNEVEEASNALQCEASLVFPPMDLVGFDTVWKRLGYSRRAPETLGSQAWMEAASESMPRGAALFFKQLRADRVLRPI